AGCAGATAGCACATCTCCTACATATACAGGTACATGTACCATACGACCTGCTTCAATATATTATCATGTTAATGTGGCTGTAAACAAATAGACCAATCAGTCAACCCTAAGAGAATCATATCGCAAAACCGCATTCAACAAAACCTGAAATCCCTCAGCTACTTGTTCGGGTGTCGAATACTCTTCAGGGTTGTGACTGACGCCATCCTTAGACGGAATAAAAATCATTGATGTGGGGACCACGCCGCTGGTGGCACAGCTATCGTGACCAGCACCACTCACGATCTCCAATACGTTGTCTTTTCCATATAATTCGACAGCAGCCGACTGAACACACGAAACACAATCAGCATGAAACTCTAACGGGTCAGAAAGCATGACATGTTCGAATTCTACCGATACATTTCTGCCAGCTTCGTGGGcaattttcttgaactcttcaacACAGTCATCTTTTAATTTGTGCAACGAGTCCTTAATCGGGTGTCTCAAATCCATGACAAACTCGGTGGAGTCTGGGATTACATTCACCACTTTGGGGAGTAAGTTCAACACACCCACTGAAAATAGCCCTTCTGCCTTTTTTGCAAGCTCGTTACCTTTACAAATCATCTGAGAAGTTGCCAACAACGCATCAGAACGCGCATAGAAAGGTGTTGTTCCCGTATGTGTGGCCTTACCCTTGACATGTACTTTGGTCCAGTCATAGCCCTGAGCTCCTACCACGATCCCgatctttttgtttgactCTTCGAGAATCGGGCCTTGTTCTATGTGAATTTCGAAATGGCACTTTATAGGGTTTTGCTTGTAATCAACAGGAACATCTCCAATGTAACCAATACGCTCAAGCTCATCTCGAACCGTCACTGGCACATCGTCGGTAattgacttcaagttgtaggTTTCTTGAAGGTCGTGAGCACCAGAccaaaccaaagaagacatcAATGACACAGGAAATCGGGCCCCTTCTTCGTTAGTCCAGTTGATTACAGCAATAGGATACTTGGGAGTGAACCCATTATCTTTGATAGTGCGTAATACCTCCAATCCACATAATACCCCAAGTATTCCATCGTATCTTCCTCCAGTTGGCTGAGTATCTAAATGAGAACCAATAGCAGTGGGAAGGCCATCCTTTTGACCAGAATAAATAGCAAATATGTTCCCCAACTGGTCTATCTTAACCTTGCAGCCCAACGAGTTGACTTCTTTAATAAACCAATCTCTGACCTCcttatcatcatcactgaGGGTCAATCTGCACATACCAGTTTGAGTGGGTTCTGGGCCCCATATACCTTTGGCACCCCACTGAGCCGTTTGATGAATAGTGTTAATAAGCCTGTGAGGAGTTACTTTCAAATGTTGAAACGACATAGTGTTTCTGGTGAGAACTAAGTAGGTTTATGTATTTGGAGGTTTATCTTCTGCTGCGAATTTCCGAATCAGGTATTTAGCGTTTCCGCCGTATCGAGAAAGTAGATGCGTTGGCTATTAACTTATGGAAGGTATTGGTGAAAGAGTATTCACCGAACACAAAGCTAAGAGTCACCCTGTTGGTATTTGAACTCGTCCATTTACAAAGCTGATGTATCCCTTTCCTAATTTAATCGGTCGGGAGTAGGGTTAGTAATTGTTATAAGAAACTTAAAGCCGTAGGACCTTGGTGTGTTCCATATACTAGCCTATTTTAGGATCTATGTGCCATCTATGGAGACCTGGCCCCGTTACCGGTGAATATTGAAATGCCGGTAGCAGGTTGCAAACGGGAGATGCACGACCCAATAAGAGCTCCCACAAGCACCATTAGCGATAGTGGCAGATTGGTCAAAAGGAGGCTAGTGGTCACATTTCTCGAGATTTCGCCTTAATTTACGCCTTTTCTTCCCTTTGAACATGTTACCACCGGTAACAAGAACATTTTCATAGGCAAAAGCAATAATTTCCCCATAGCATTGTGTCCCCTGTCGCTTGGACCGACTGCACCGCCACCCACCGCCCGCGCACCACCAATCTCCTCGCCGTCGCGGTTACTAACACTTCTCACAAAACCACCCCTAGTTCCATattttttgatttgatgTCGCGCTCCTGCTTATTATTTAGTAGTAAACGAGGGAACTTAAATCAAGGCACTCatcaatttttttgaaCATACCAGGTTTTTTTCCCTACCGCCACAGGCTCATCGGCATCGCCCACCCATCCCTCTATACGGTCCGAACATTCCCACCGTGTCCTTGTGCCCGTATCCCCTTGCCCACTCGAACCACTTTCCTTCTCCGTTTCTAGTCACTTTTTGTGTGTGATCCCTCCCGCTATCTGCGTGGGCACCATTCCATAAAGAATGTCTTCTCCTCCGTACGACGTCATTTCGGTTCTTCAGACCGAGATCGAACACACGCCCGTACAAAACCCATCCGTCAACCAACTTATACAGGGGTTCatcaaatacttgaaggaaCCCAGATACCTGACCCCGTTGACCATTCAAGAGCTATCCGGACTATTCCACAACTTTTACAATGACTTGAATTCCACCGTTATCACCGTGTATACCCAGTCCAACAGCGCCAAGAAGCAACTTATTGGAAGCTCAGAGTATTTTAAAGAAAACCCTAAGCAGTACGACTATTTACTTGCTATCGCCAACTATTCGTCCTCTTCGATCAAACTAGTCAGACGGACTGATTCCGCCGCGGTGCTACAGTTGAGAGTCTTTAACATGtacaagtttttgttggtgactCACATGATCGAGCTGTCACAGGAATTGTTACTTCAGTCCACATCGAACAAAGACGACGATATTTCGCTTTACGACAAGATCTTCCGCTTCGACGAGAAGGACTTGGTGGTGCAGGAGTTTTTCgataagaagttgaagagcttAAAGAGGTTGAACTTGCCGTTCCAATGTTTTATTGAGGAAGATAACCAAACCTACAAATCGTTGATTGAGTTAATCAATACTTGTGATACCAATGAGAATATCATggccttgatcaaggagTTCACTCTGATCAAGGATCAGGTTACCGCCAGTTCCAAGTTGAGAATGATAGCTCGATTccaaaagaatttgatgagAATCTTGTCTACTGCCAGTGGCTTGCAATCGCATAACATTAACAACGACGTATTGTTACCAGTGTTCATCTATTTGATTATTTACAAGATGGACGTCCTGCTTGACTTGTTCTTGACCTTCAACTACGTCAAGAATTTCACCAATTTTATCGATCCTTACGACGTTAAGATCCTTGCAAGTACTTCATTTTACTTCTACAATCCGACCGAAACCTCCAAGAACCATTTGAAAAACAACAGTCGGAAAGCTAATCTTTTTGAGTGCATTAATCtcaatgaaaatgaaacGGATACTGATGCACCAGATGCCGACAAGAGTGGGCTCATATCGTTTTTCGATTCTGACAAGGAGTTAATTCATtacttgaacatcaaccACCTCAACAACAGCGAATTACAGTAC
The sequence above is drawn from the Yamadazyma tenuis chromosome 3, complete sequence genome and encodes:
- a CDS encoding uncharacterized protein (COG:E; MEROPS:MER0026469; EggNog:ENOG503NWKV) codes for the protein MCRLTLSDDDKEVRDWFIKEVNSLGCKVKIDQLGNIFAIYSGQKDGLPTAIGSHLDTQPTGGRYDGILGVLCGLEVLRTIKDNGFTPKYPIAVINWTNEEGARFPVSLMSSLVWSGAHDLQETYNLKSITDDVPVTVRDELERIGYIGDVPVDYKQNPIKCHFEIHIEQGPILEESNKKIGIVVGAQGYDWTKVHVKGKATHTGTTPFYARSDALLATSQMICKGNELAKKAEGLFSVGVLNLLPKVVNVIPDSTEFVMDLRHPIKDSLHKLKDDCVEEFKKIAHEAGRNVSVEFEHVMLSDPLEFHADCVSCVQSAAVELYGKDNVLEIVSGAGHDSCATSGVVPTSMIFIPSKDGVSHNPEEYSTPEQVAEGFQVLLNAVLRYDSLRVD